In Candidatus Woesearchaeota archaeon, the genomic stretch ATTTTTATCTGTATTGGGGGAAGCTTCTTTTGCTGCATCATGACTAAGTGTGCCTTTCTTAGATCTCTTTCCAATATGCTTATCTACGTTCTGCCCGTATTTAAGAATTATGCCATTTTTGGTTTTTTCCATGACAGAAACTGAAGTAGGATTTAAAGAGCCCAATCCATCGTAAACAACGTCACTGATCTCTGATCCGTTGAGAATAGGCATAATGGATGTGTCGAGTCTGGATGTAGCTTCTGGCCAATACATTCTTATCTTGCTTGCTTCTTTTATATTATTGGCAGGCATAGACATAGTATCTTGAAAAGCCCGATAACGGTCGTTTTGCTGCAACCTCTGAGCTTTCTTTGAGCCATCGGAATATCCTGTCATCCGCTGAAAAAGCAAATCTGCAGTTCCCATATAAATGCCTTTATATTTTATATAAAATATAAATTAAAATCGTATTCATCTTATATCTTTAATATATAAAGATTGTGCCAAATAATAAAAAAATTTATAAAAATTGACAAATTTATTAAAAAAATGACAAATATAACTCATGAAGTATGGGACTTTATAAACAAGTATCCTGAGATTAAAAAAAACCTAACCAATGAGATTATCAACATAAGGGCACTTGCGAACTTTATAATCAAGAAAGAAAATTTAGATGCTTCAATGCATTCGGTTATTTCAGCTATTAGAAGGTATGACAAAGAAAAAATTAAGCACTTTGAAAACCAAGCTGGAGATATTCTTAAAGATTCGAAAATATCTACCAAATCCAGAATAGTATCTATAATCATGAGTAGAGAATTTGATTTTTTAGAAGAGATTATGCCTCAAATATATGCCTCTATTGATGTGAGTAAAGGGGAATTATTAAGAATTGCACAGGGTAGAAGGGCTATAGAAATATTTATTGACCATTCAAAAAAAAGTGATATCTTAGATATAATTCCAGATAGGAAGATTTATAAGATAACTGAGAATCTGGGAGAGATAAATATACATCTGGATGAAAGGCGGGGAGACTGCCTCGGCTTAGTCCCTACCATTACGAATGAGTTGGCGTTAACAGGCATCAATATTGTTGAAATAATCGGCTGCATGCCTGAAATTATTATCATAGTTAATGAGAGAAATATTTCGAAGGCACATGACACATTGTTAAGATTCTTTTATGGTGATTAAAATGGAATTATCAATAAAAACAAGTATGAAAGAAGAAATGATTGATATAACAGACAAAGTACAAGAGCGAGTTACTAATCTTGCCATTAAAGAAGGCACAGCAACAATACAGTCAACCCACACCACAGCAGGAATAACAATAAATGAGAATGCAGATCCTGATGTGAAGGAAGATATATTGAAGGCTTTGTCGATATTCGACAGGTCTGATTACCAGCACAGCGAGGGAAACAGTTCCGCCCATGTTAAGGCAAGCTTGATGGGGAATTCTGTATCAGTTATTATAGACAACGGTAAGCTGCAGCTGGGCACTTGGGGGGGAATTATGTTCTCCGAGTTTGACGGCCCCAGAAACAGAAAAGTATTGGTTAATATAAAAGAAAAATAATATAAATCACAACACCATAATGCTATTGGGTGTGCTAAAATAGGGATTTGTGAGATGTGCGGTTCTGAGAACAGGCTTTACAAGTCAGAGATAGAGGGAACTGTGCTTAATGTCTGCAAGCACTGCGCAAAATACGGAAAAATTATAGGTAATGTCCATGACAAAAAATGGGTGGAAAAGTTCCAGAAAAAGAGGGAGATAAAATCAAAGCTTTTGCTGTCAAAAGAGCAAATAAGTCAAGCTATTGTGGAGGATTTTGCCGGCAGGATAAAAAAGAAGAGAGAAGCTTTAGGCATGAGACAGGAAGATTTTGCAAAGAAAATAAATGAGAAAGTGAGCTTGATTCATAAGATTGAAACAGGCAGCTTTGAGCCGAACATTAATTTAGCACGAAAAATAGAAAGATTCCTGAAAATCAGATTGATAGAGCAGGTAGCTCCCGAGACAAGTGAGATCAAAAAAACAAAATCCGGCTCTTTTACACTGGGAGATTTTATCAAGATAAAGGAGTGAGCACAGCAGCATATAAGCCTTTTTTGGCAGAATAAACAGCATTCCTGTCTGTTGTTTCGCTTTTTTGAATCCTTATATGATATACTTCAGAAAAATTTTCAAGCTCCTTGATATTGCTGCTCGTTTTCTTCCGGGAATAATAAGCGATAACAGGATAATTTTCTTCGCAGTATATGCCTATGTCATTATTATAGTTATCCTTAATATGCAAAGCAACATCCTTAGACACT encodes the following:
- a CDS encoding YjbQ family protein, whose amino-acid sequence is MVIKMELSIKTSMKEEMIDITDKVQERVTNLAIKEGTATIQSTHTTAGITINENADPDVKEDILKALSIFDRSDYQHSEGNSSAHVKASLMGNSVSVIIDNGKLQLGTWGGIMFSEFDGPRNRKVLVNIKEK
- a CDS encoding TIGR00270 family protein, with the translated sequence MCGSENRLYKSEIEGTVLNVCKHCAKYGKIIGNVHDKKWVEKFQKKREIKSKLLLSKEQISQAIVEDFAGRIKKKREALGMRQEDFAKKINEKVSLIHKIETGSFEPNINLARKIERFLKIRLIEQVAPETSEIKKTKSGSFTLGDFIKIKE